In Desulfonatronovibrio magnus, the following proteins share a genomic window:
- a CDS encoding DUF2283 domain-containing protein, with protein MKVTYEENDDILVIRLSNKPIVKEISQDWDTHLSYAEDGSVVEVVVLDASKKGAWPLELSRAA; from the coding sequence ATGAAAGTAACTTATGAAGAAAACGATGACATTCTGGTTATTCGTCTATCAAACAAGCCTATTGTAAAAGAAATTTCTCAGGACTGGGATACGCATCTCAGCTACGCAGAAGATGGTTCTGTTGTTGAAGTAGTAGTACTTGATGCTTCCAAAAAGGGCGCTTGGCCTCTCGAACTGAGCAGGGCTGCATAA